The Anopheles coluzzii chromosome 2, AcolN3, whole genome shotgun sequence genome window below encodes:
- the LOC120949623 gene encoding protein sarah — MAQATGTATGTGTRQQSDGGDELAATTPTDDENLFINPTDGLPNEHPALPSAYDSDSESNAVADDDLLDDLPTSIIVTNIHSEVFADDGLKASLEELFRTFSDNTTFQWLKSFRRLRVNYDSALAAANARIRLHQYPFGKSVINCYLAQPVTPVSNTNLKPPAPVKQFLISPPASPPAGWEPAEEGEPLVNHDLLAALASLTPGESHEIHAQSEHHPGIILHTAAEQLEAAAAAAAAAAAGEDETSGGRKSSSMGSSFEDDDPDKENSPVGGGTNVRKARIMQTRCPERKSST, encoded by the coding sequence ATGGCACAGGCAACGGGAACggccaccggcaccggcacccGCCAGCAGTCGGACGGAGGGGACGAGCTGGCGGCCACGACGCCCACCGACGACGAGAACCTGTTCATCAACCCGACCGACGGGCTGCCGAACGAGCATCCGGCCCTGCCGAGCGCGTACGACTCGGACAGCGAGTCGAACGCGGTGGCGGACGACGATCTGCTGGACGATCTGCCCACCTCGATCATCGTGACCAACATCCACTCGGAGGTGTTCGCGGACGACGGGCTGAAGGCGAGCCTGGAGGAGCTGTTCCGCACGTTCTCGGACAACACCACCTTCCAGTGGCTGAAGAGCTTCCGGCGGTTGCGCGTCAACTACGACAGCGCGCTGGCGGCGGCCAATGCGCGCATCCGGCTGCACCAGTACCCGTTCGGCAAGTCCGTCATCAACTGCTATCTGGCGCAGCCGGTGACGCCCGTCTCGAACACGAACCTGAAACCGCCCGCCCCGGTCAAGCAGTTCCTCATCTCGCCCCCTGCATCGCCGCCCGCCGGCTGGGAGCCGGCCGAGGAGGGCGAACCGCTCGTGAACCACGATCTGCTGGCGGCGCTGGCCAGCCTGACGCCGGGCGAAAGCCACGAAATACACGCCCAGTCGGAGCACCATCCGGGCATCATACTGCACACCGCGGCCGAGCAGctggaggcggcggcggcggcggctgccgcCGCAGCGGCCGGCGAAGACGAAACTTCGGGTGGTCGCAAGTCGTCGAGTATGGGCAGCAGCTTCGAGGATGACGATCCGGATAAGGAGAACTCCCCGGTCGGTGGTGGGACGAACGTGCGCAAGGCGCGCATCATGCAAACGCGCTGTCCCGAGCGCAAAAGCTCCACCTAA